A window from Oceanidesulfovibrio indonesiensis encodes these proteins:
- a CDS encoding secondary thiamine-phosphate synthase enzyme YjbQ, protein MKSYRKELWFNVPARMDFVHITPDVEECVRESGVTEGFVLVNAMHITASVFINDNESGLHHDYKVWLEKLAPHEPVPGYRHNVGEDNADAHMKRQIMGREVMVAITEGRLDLGTWERIFYGEFDGRRNKRVLVKIIGE, encoded by the coding sequence ATGAAATCATACCGCAAAGAACTGTGGTTCAACGTGCCGGCACGCATGGATTTCGTGCACATCACCCCGGACGTGGAGGAATGCGTGCGCGAATCCGGCGTCACGGAAGGATTTGTGCTGGTCAACGCCATGCACATCACGGCTTCGGTATTCATCAACGACAACGAGTCCGGCCTGCACCACGACTACAAGGTCTGGCTGGAAAAGCTCGCCCCGCACGAGCCGGTTCCCGGCTACAGGCACAACGTGGGCGAGGACAACGCCGACGCGCACATGAAGCGCCAGATAATGGGCCGTGAGGTCATGGTGGCCATTACCGAAGGGCGGCTGGACCTCGGCACCTGGGAACGCATCTTCTATGGCGAGTTCGACGGCCGCCGCAACAAGCGTGTGCTCGTCAAGATCATCGGCGAATAG
- a CDS encoding GDP-L-fucose synthase family protein produces MNQSDTVYIAGHRGMVGSACRRLLESRGYENLVFRTSQELDLTRQAEVESFLSETRPDYVILAAAKVGGILANATRPAEFIHTNLAIQTNVLHAAYQQGVRGLVFLGSSCIYPKYCPQPIREESLLTSELETTNEAYAVAKIAGVMMCRHYNAQYGTRFWPLMPTNLYGDNDTFDLQKSHVVPAMIRKFHLAGLAAAGNSAGIRKDAARFGPIPPDIRESLTLNDDWSVQNPDAVAVRLWGTGTPRRELMHVDDLARACVHVLEQTGEAEPMLLNVGTGEDMTIAELAETVRRVVGFEGPVIWDDSKPDGTPRKVLDVSKLRETGFAPAIPLEEGLTRSYAWYLAQIEN; encoded by the coding sequence ATGAACCAATCCGATACCGTATATATCGCCGGCCACCGCGGCATGGTCGGCTCGGCATGCCGCCGATTGCTGGAATCGCGAGGCTACGAGAATCTCGTGTTCCGCACGTCGCAGGAGTTGGACCTCACCCGGCAGGCCGAGGTGGAGTCGTTTCTCTCAGAAACCAGACCGGACTACGTGATCCTCGCAGCAGCCAAGGTAGGCGGCATTCTGGCCAACGCCACACGGCCGGCCGAGTTCATCCACACGAATCTCGCCATCCAGACCAACGTTCTGCATGCGGCGTATCAACAGGGGGTGCGGGGGCTCGTATTCCTCGGCTCTTCATGCATCTACCCTAAATACTGCCCGCAGCCCATACGTGAGGAATCCCTGCTGACGTCCGAGCTGGAGACGACCAACGAAGCCTACGCCGTGGCCAAGATCGCCGGCGTGATGATGTGCCGTCACTACAACGCGCAGTACGGCACGCGATTCTGGCCGCTCATGCCCACCAACCTGTACGGCGATAACGACACCTTCGATCTGCAGAAAAGCCACGTGGTGCCGGCGATGATCCGCAAGTTCCACCTTGCCGGACTCGCCGCGGCAGGCAATTCCGCTGGCATCCGCAAGGACGCGGCGCGTTTTGGCCCCATACCGCCGGACATCCGCGAGAGCCTGACCCTGAACGACGACTGGAGCGTCCAGAATCCGGATGCCGTGGCGGTCCGCTTGTGGGGAACGGGCACGCCCCGACGGGAACTCATGCACGTGGACGACCTGGCCCGCGCCTGCGTCCATGTTCTGGAGCAGACCGGGGAGGCTGAACCCATGCTGCTCAACGTGGGAACGGGCGAGGACATGACCATTGCCGAACTGGCTGAGACGGTGCGCCGGGTGGTCGGCTTCGAGGGTCCTGTCATTTGGGACGATTCAAAACCGGACGGCACGCCGCGCAAGGTGTTGGATGTATCGAAATTGCGAGAAACAGGGTTCGCGCCTGCCATCCCCCTGGAAGAGGGCCTGACGCGCAGCTACGCTTGGTATCTGGCGCAAATCGAAAACTGA
- a CDS encoding zinc ribbon domain-containing protein, whose protein sequence is MALLICADCGNDVSDQAPACPNCGRPAPVDDIPTVDIPERSGGPGESALLLMISGGVLLAAGLALLVADQAAWASASLLTGVVLGVGGRVSALMRRRKYWRSRPNQK, encoded by the coding sequence ATGGCGCTGCTTATCTGCGCCGACTGCGGCAACGATGTCTCGGATCAGGCGCCGGCATGTCCCAATTGCGGGCGGCCGGCGCCGGTGGACGACATTCCCACCGTGGACATTCCCGAACGGAGCGGGGGGCCTGGCGAATCAGCGTTGCTGCTGATGATCTCCGGAGGCGTACTTTTGGCGGCAGGGCTGGCGCTGCTCGTGGCGGACCAGGCGGCGTGGGCCTCGGCCAGCTTGCTCACCGGAGTGGTGCTCGGCGTGGGCGGCAGGGTCTCCGCGCTCATGCGGCGGCGAAAATACTGGCGGAGCAGGCCGAATCAGAAATAA
- a CDS encoding V-type ATP synthase subunit K (produces ATP from ADP in the presence of a proton gradient across the membrane; the K subunit is a nonenzymatic component which binds the dimeric form by interacting with the G and E subunits), with translation MDIQLMAALGKAGAAAALGLAAAGSALGTGTAGMAAIGAWKKRYAQNKAAPFILITFIGAPLSQTIYGMILMNAMVGMCNEALAAAQGGASAMINWPAMLVAGFIGGLAMGASAYFQGKAGAAASDALGETGQGFGNYLMTLGVVETVALFVMVFIQGTLTAGG, from the coding sequence ATGGACATTCAACTCATGGCAGCATTGGGCAAGGCGGGCGCGGCCGCCGCACTGGGGCTGGCCGCGGCGGGATCCGCCCTGGGCACAGGCACGGCAGGCATGGCCGCCATCGGCGCGTGGAAAAAGCGCTACGCCCAGAACAAGGCCGCGCCCTTCATCCTCATCACGTTCATCGGCGCGCCGCTCTCGCAAACCATATACGGCATGATCCTGATGAACGCGATGGTGGGCATGTGCAACGAAGCGCTGGCCGCGGCGCAGGGCGGCGCCTCGGCCATGATCAACTGGCCGGCCATGCTCGTGGCCGGCTTCATCGGCGGACTCGCCATGGGCGCATCCGCCTACTTTCAGGGCAAGGCCGGCGCGGCGGCGTCCGATGCGCTGGGTGAGACGGGCCAGGGCTTCGGCAACTACCTCATGACGCTCGGCGTGGTGGAAACCGTGGCGCTTTTCGTCATGGTCTTCATCCAGGGGACACTCACAGCAGGGGGATAG
- a CDS encoding V-type ATP synthase subunit I — MIVPMRKVEIVVTLKSRDEALVALRDLGVMHIIAEKPPSNEELEQARDRLSGVRQVLDLLPRESEASPTGMSAAVVVDELLPRIARRRTLVERLDALYAERAAQAPWGEASPADIAALEEKGLYVGLFWRSKRGRIHPPEGAAAVDMTACDLVSRKRRSCPVAIVSRKPFVPGNLPRDSKGNEIRPIGRPKRSLRQVELEIYELEHNVEAIDRHTQSHAGDRDVVQRAETELRARVEYLEARQSMGVAGDVRKLSWLRGWAPAESEQDILQAAARHGWAVRFRDPAPDETPPTYIRNPRWVRPVKAVFEMIGVVPGYREADISPVFLVFLSIFFAMLVGDAGYGVLFIAMTFAVQKLLRNVPKKVTSLLYIMSAATVVWGGLTGTWFGIEELSAPLAAIKVDWLTGPGAEDNIILLCFLLGAIHLTIAHAWQAVRYFPSPPFLAQLGWVGTTWVMFFAARSMVLLQDFPAAMFWVLGLGALLIVAFMTPLSRIRGQWFEHVMLPLKFISNFVDVVSYVRLFAVGAASLAMAQAFNQMALGGGVDGILSGLFAAVVLFLGHGLNILLAAMGVLVHGVRLNTLEFAQHMDLTWSGTPYRPFAEPGRSGDGDKEG; from the coding sequence ATGATCGTACCCATGCGCAAAGTCGAAATAGTGGTCACGCTCAAGAGCCGGGACGAGGCGCTCGTGGCCCTGCGCGATCTGGGCGTGATGCATATCATTGCGGAAAAGCCGCCGTCGAACGAGGAGCTGGAGCAGGCCCGCGACAGGCTTTCCGGCGTGCGCCAGGTGCTGGACCTCCTGCCCAGGGAGTCCGAGGCATCGCCCACGGGCATGTCCGCTGCGGTGGTTGTGGACGAGTTGCTGCCACGCATTGCACGTCGGCGCACTCTCGTGGAGCGGCTGGACGCGCTCTATGCCGAACGCGCCGCCCAGGCGCCATGGGGCGAGGCCTCGCCGGCGGACATCGCCGCCCTGGAAGAGAAAGGGTTGTACGTGGGCCTGTTCTGGCGGAGCAAACGCGGTCGGATCCACCCGCCCGAAGGCGCGGCAGCCGTTGATATGACTGCCTGCGACCTGGTGTCCCGCAAGCGGCGCAGCTGTCCGGTGGCGATTGTATCCCGAAAGCCCTTCGTTCCGGGCAATCTGCCTCGGGACAGCAAGGGCAACGAGATCAGGCCGATAGGACGTCCGAAGCGATCCCTCAGGCAAGTAGAGCTGGAAATTTACGAACTTGAGCACAACGTAGAAGCCATTGACAGGCACACGCAGAGCCACGCCGGCGACCGGGACGTGGTGCAGCGTGCAGAAACCGAACTGCGCGCCAGGGTGGAATATCTGGAGGCGCGGCAGTCCATGGGCGTTGCCGGCGATGTACGCAAGCTCTCCTGGCTGCGGGGCTGGGCTCCGGCCGAGAGCGAGCAGGACATACTCCAGGCCGCGGCGCGCCACGGCTGGGCTGTGCGGTTCCGCGACCCGGCGCCGGACGAGACCCCGCCTACCTACATCCGCAACCCGCGCTGGGTGCGGCCGGTAAAAGCCGTATTCGAGATGATCGGCGTGGTGCCGGGCTACCGCGAAGCAGACATCAGCCCGGTGTTCCTCGTCTTTCTGTCAATTTTCTTCGCCATGCTTGTTGGCGACGCCGGCTACGGCGTGTTGTTCATCGCCATGACGTTCGCCGTGCAGAAGCTCCTGCGCAACGTACCGAAAAAAGTCACAAGCCTGTTGTACATCATGAGCGCGGCCACGGTGGTTTGGGGCGGTCTCACAGGAACGTGGTTCGGCATCGAGGAACTGTCGGCGCCGCTGGCCGCAATCAAGGTGGACTGGCTTACCGGTCCTGGCGCCGAGGACAACATCATTCTCCTGTGCTTCCTGCTCGGGGCGATTCACCTGACCATCGCGCATGCCTGGCAGGCCGTACGCTACTTCCCCTCGCCGCCTTTCCTGGCGCAACTGGGGTGGGTGGGAACCACGTGGGTCATGTTCTTCGCTGCGCGGTCCATGGTGCTGCTTCAGGATTTCCCGGCCGCCATGTTCTGGGTCCTGGGGCTGGGGGCGCTGCTCATCGTGGCGTTCATGACGCCGCTCTCGCGCATCAGGGGACAGTGGTTCGAGCATGTCATGCTGCCGCTCAAGTTCATCAGCAATTTTGTGGACGTGGTTTCCTATGTCCGGCTGTTCGCCGTGGGCGCGGCCTCGCTGGCCATGGCCCAGGCCTTCAATCAGATGGCCCTCGGCGGCGGTGTGGACGGCATACTCTCCGGGCTGTTTGCCGCGGTGGTGCTTTTTCTGGGCCATGGGTTGAACATCCTGCTGGCGGCCATGGGCGTTCTGGTGCATGGGGTGCGGCTCAACACCCTTGAGTTTGCGCAGCACATGGATCTCACGTGGTCGGGCACGCCGTATCGGCCTTTTGCCGAACCGGGCAGGTCCGGCGACGGGGATAAGGAAGGATAA
- a CDS encoding V-type ATP synthase subunit D, whose amino-acid sequence MAKVKFTKNELKNQRDALARYERFLPTLRLKKEQLQGEVRRVTLALRDTRSKMDELEDSIRPWIALFDDPYDLEPFAAVERVEVSTVNIVGVNLPVLDKIVFARDLPDMHDSPAWADEAVHALRTQVELELWERNLTEQRAVLAEELRTTTQRVNLFEKIKIPETLDNIRRIRIFLGDQQTAAVARAKLTKRKTSEQWRSA is encoded by the coding sequence ATGGCCAAGGTCAAATTCACCAAGAACGAGCTCAAGAACCAGCGCGACGCCCTCGCGCGGTACGAGCGTTTTCTGCCCACGCTGCGGCTCAAGAAGGAGCAGTTGCAGGGGGAGGTGCGCCGTGTCACGCTGGCCCTGCGGGACACGCGTTCCAAGATGGACGAGCTTGAGGATTCGATCAGGCCGTGGATCGCGCTGTTCGACGATCCGTACGACCTCGAACCGTTCGCCGCCGTGGAGCGTGTGGAGGTGAGCACCGTGAACATCGTGGGCGTGAACCTGCCGGTTCTGGACAAGATCGTGTTCGCCCGGGACCTGCCGGACATGCACGATTCTCCGGCCTGGGCGGACGAGGCCGTGCATGCGCTGCGCACCCAGGTGGAGCTGGAGCTCTGGGAGCGCAACCTCACGGAGCAGCGGGCTGTGCTCGCCGAGGAGCTCAGGACCACGACGCAACGGGTGAACCTGTTCGAGAAGATCAAGATCCCGGAAACGCTGGACAACATCCGCCGCATTCGCATTTTTCTGGGCGATCAGCAGACCGCGGCCGTGGCGCGCGCCAAGCTCACCAAGCGCAAGACGTCAGAGCAGTGGAGGTCCGCATGA
- a CDS encoding V-type ATP synthase subunit B: MFKIYHRIHQIVGNVIMVQADGVTYGELARVTSRRGESLAQVIRLERGRVYLQVFAGSRGIATDAKVRFLGKPLQVPFTENLLGRSFTGSGVPRDRGPVLEDGMIDIGGPSVNPARRVVPDRMVRTGIPMIDIFNTLVESQKLPIFSSAGEPYNPLLARIALQAEVDVIVLGGMGLKYDDYLFFRDTLDEHGALTRSVLYVHTAADPTVECLLVPDICLAVAEQFALENKRVLVLLTDMTNFADALKEISITMEQIPSNRGYPGDLYSQLARRYEKAVDFDSAGSVTILTVTTMPGDDVTHPVPDNTGYITEGQFYLKNGRIEPFGSLSRLKQQVNSKTREDHRIVMDSMIQLYAQFKEVQEKLAMGFRLSDWDRKLLKYGRRFEGEMMDLSVNLPLEKALDLGWEIMADCFDSEETGIPTAVIQKFWPKHDSA, translated from the coding sequence ATGTTTAAGATATACCACCGCATCCACCAGATCGTGGGCAACGTCATCATGGTCCAGGCAGACGGCGTGACCTATGGGGAGCTCGCCCGGGTAACGTCCCGTCGCGGGGAATCCCTTGCGCAGGTCATCCGGTTGGAGCGCGGCCGGGTCTATCTGCAGGTGTTCGCCGGCTCCCGGGGCATCGCCACGGACGCCAAGGTTCGCTTTCTCGGCAAGCCGCTCCAGGTGCCCTTCACCGAGAACCTGCTGGGCCGATCCTTCACGGGCAGCGGCGTCCCGCGCGACCGCGGACCGGTTCTGGAAGACGGAATGATCGACATAGGCGGGCCGTCCGTGAACCCGGCGCGGCGCGTCGTTCCGGACCGCATGGTGCGAACCGGCATTCCCATGATCGACATTTTCAACACCCTGGTGGAGTCGCAGAAGCTGCCCATCTTCTCCTCGGCGGGCGAGCCGTACAACCCGTTGCTTGCGCGCATAGCCCTGCAGGCCGAGGTGGACGTCATCGTGCTCGGCGGCATGGGCCTCAAATACGACGACTATCTCTTTTTCCGCGACACGCTGGACGAGCACGGCGCGCTCACACGTTCCGTGCTTTATGTGCACACGGCGGCCGATCCCACCGTGGAATGCCTGCTCGTGCCGGACATCTGCCTGGCCGTGGCAGAGCAGTTCGCCCTGGAGAACAAACGCGTGCTGGTGCTGCTCACGGACATGACGAACTTTGCCGACGCACTCAAGGAGATCTCCATCACCATGGAGCAGATTCCTTCGAACCGCGGCTACCCAGGCGACCTCTACAGCCAGCTTGCCAGGCGTTACGAAAAGGCCGTGGACTTCGACAGCGCGGGCAGCGTGACGATCCTGACAGTGACCACCATGCCCGGCGACGACGTGACCCATCCTGTGCCGGACAACACCGGGTACATCACGGAAGGGCAGTTCTATCTGAAGAACGGCCGCATCGAGCCGTTCGGCTCCCTCTCCAGGCTCAAGCAGCAGGTGAACAGCAAGACGCGAGAAGACCACCGCATAGTCATGGACTCCATGATCCAGCTCTACGCCCAGTTCAAGGAGGTGCAGGAGAAGCTGGCCATGGGGTTCCGGCTCTCGGACTGGGACCGCAAACTGCTCAAGTACGGCAGGCGTTTCGAAGGCGAGATGATGGATCTTTCCGTGAACCTGCCGCTGGAAAAGGCCCTGGATCTGGGCTGGGAGATCATGGCCGACTGCTTCGACAGCGAGGAAACCGGCATACCCACGGCCGTGATCCAGAAATTCTGGCCGAAACACGATAGCGCCTGA
- a CDS encoding V-type ATP synthase subunit A produces MSSIERNEPRTERATTHESPEQSEFGGGVDVLPEAEQSVPARRGGASQDGASTAEGRVVGVNGNLVTVEFEKPVTQNEVAYAGLETPEGKLELKAEVIRVRGRYADLQVFEDTVGLAAGDRVRFTGELLSVELGPGLLTRVYDGLQNPLEDMAEELGFFLGRGHYFKALDRSTRWDFTPKAEVGAWLRPGDTVGTVPESVFEHRIMVPFSFGVGEERSRYRLVEIKPNGSYTVDEVVAVVEDEHGERLDVTMVQTWPVKIPIRDYAERLKPSEPMVTKVRIIDSFFPVALGGTYCVPGPFGAGKTVIQQITSRHAAVDVVVLAACGERAGEVVETIRTFPELEDPRTGRSLMERTCIICNTSSMPVAAREASVYTAVTIAEYYRQMGLNVLLLADSTSRWAQALREMSGRLEEIPGEEAFPAYLESVIASFYERGGMLRLRDGSFGSVTIGGTVSPAGGNFEEPVTQSTLKVVGAFHGLSRERSDARRYPAIEPLESWSKYRSVVDEEQLRAARRVLEKGREVSQMMKVLGEEGTPIEDFIVYLKSEFLDAAYLQQDAFDKVDGATDAERQRRMFSCMARLLEYDYTFEAKDAARRFFQRLTQMYRDWNRIPMHDAEFLDMEKRLKEQAEEAAHV; encoded by the coding sequence GTGAGCTCCATAGAGCGGAACGAACCACGTACTGAACGAGCGACCACGCACGAATCGCCGGAGCAATCCGAGTTCGGGGGCGGGGTTGATGTCCTGCCGGAAGCGGAACAATCCGTGCCTGCGCGCCGTGGCGGCGCATCCCAGGACGGCGCATCGACCGCTGAAGGCCGTGTCGTCGGCGTCAATGGCAACCTCGTTACCGTGGAGTTCGAGAAACCCGTGACACAGAACGAGGTGGCTTACGCCGGGCTGGAGACGCCTGAGGGCAAGCTGGAGCTCAAGGCGGAGGTCATCCGCGTGCGCGGCCGCTACGCCGATCTCCAGGTGTTCGAGGATACCGTGGGCCTGGCCGCAGGCGACCGCGTTCGTTTCACCGGCGAACTGCTTTCCGTGGAACTGGGGCCGGGTCTGCTCACCCGGGTGTACGACGGCCTCCAGAATCCGCTGGAGGACATGGCCGAGGAACTGGGCTTTTTCCTGGGCCGCGGCCACTACTTCAAGGCGCTGGATCGGAGCACGCGCTGGGATTTCACGCCGAAAGCAGAGGTCGGAGCATGGCTCAGACCAGGCGATACCGTGGGGACCGTGCCCGAATCCGTATTCGAACACCGCATCATGGTTCCGTTCAGCTTCGGCGTGGGAGAGGAGCGGAGCAGGTACCGCCTCGTGGAGATCAAGCCAAACGGCTCCTACACAGTGGACGAGGTCGTGGCCGTGGTGGAGGACGAGCACGGCGAGCGCCTTGACGTGACCATGGTGCAGACCTGGCCTGTCAAGATACCCATCCGCGACTATGCCGAGCGGCTCAAACCCTCCGAGCCCATGGTCACCAAGGTCCGCATCATCGATTCGTTTTTTCCCGTTGCCCTGGGCGGCACGTACTGCGTGCCCGGACCCTTCGGCGCGGGCAAGACCGTCATCCAGCAGATAACCAGCCGCCACGCCGCCGTGGATGTCGTCGTGCTCGCAGCATGCGGCGAGCGCGCTGGCGAGGTGGTGGAGACCATCCGCACGTTCCCGGAGCTGGAAGATCCGCGCACCGGCCGTTCGCTCATGGAGCGCACCTGCATAATCTGCAACACCTCGTCCATGCCCGTGGCAGCGCGCGAGGCATCGGTATACACGGCAGTGACCATTGCCGAGTATTACCGGCAGATGGGGCTCAACGTGCTGCTGCTGGCCGACTCCACGTCGCGTTGGGCCCAGGCGTTGCGCGAGATGTCCGGACGGCTTGAGGAAATTCCGGGCGAGGAGGCCTTCCCCGCGTATCTGGAATCGGTCATCGCATCGTTTTACGAACGCGGCGGCATGCTCCGCCTGCGGGACGGCTCCTTCGGTTCCGTCACCATCGGCGGCACGGTCAGCCCTGCCGGCGGCAACTTCGAAGAACCCGTCACACAATCCACCCTCAAGGTGGTGGGCGCGTTCCACGGCCTTTCGCGGGAACGCTCCGACGCCCGGCGCTACCCGGCCATCGAACCGCTGGAGAGTTGGTCCAAGTACCGAAGCGTAGTGGACGAGGAACAGCTGCGGGCGGCTCGCAGGGTTTTGGAAAAGGGCCGGGAGGTGTCCCAGATGATGAAGGTTCTCGGAGAGGAAGGAACGCCCATCGAGGATTTCATCGTCTACCTCAAGTCCGAGTTTCTGGACGCCGCCTACTTGCAGCAGGACGCCTTCGACAAGGTGGACGGCGCCACGGATGCGGAACGCCAGCGCCGGATGTTCTCGTGCATGGCCAGGCTGCTGGAGTATGACTACACGTTCGAAGCCAAGGATGCGGCGCGGCGGTTCTTCCAGCGGCTCACCCAGATGTATCGCGACTGGAATCGTATCCCCATGCATGATGCGGAATTCCTGGACATGGAGAAACGGCTGAAGGAACAGGCCGAGGAGGCGGCCCATGTTTAA
- a CDS encoding DUF2764 family protein, whose amino-acid sequence MGYYYLLASMPLLTPGKTSPVTAEGFLAAAETALPAPLFRIVRAIMHEDEGHVAHPFLDTVLNFEAQIVNAQAQRRAEARNTEPGAGLPYDHVDLSVVHGVNEAFQAENPLLRERELAALRFSLLDDLVVGRPYGEEAVLAYALKLRLALRLAGIDPESGRETFRDIAERVAERIWRKHDVSDHARSES is encoded by the coding sequence GTGGGCTATTACTATCTGCTCGCCTCCATGCCCCTGCTTACGCCGGGCAAGACATCGCCTGTGACGGCCGAAGGTTTCCTGGCCGCTGCCGAAACTGCGCTGCCGGCGCCGCTGTTCAGGATCGTGCGGGCGATCATGCACGAGGACGAGGGCCACGTCGCGCATCCGTTTCTCGATACGGTGCTGAATTTCGAGGCGCAGATAGTCAACGCCCAGGCCCAGAGACGCGCCGAGGCGCGTAACACCGAGCCGGGCGCCGGATTGCCGTACGACCATGTGGACCTTTCCGTGGTCCACGGCGTGAACGAGGCGTTCCAGGCCGAGAACCCGTTGTTGCGCGAACGAGAGCTCGCCGCCTTGCGATTCTCGTTGCTGGACGACCTCGTCGTGGGGCGTCCCTACGGTGAAGAGGCGGTGCTTGCATACGCGCTCAAGCTGCGTCTCGCGCTGCGTCTTGCCGGGATCGACCCGGAAAGCGGCCGCGAGACATTCCGGGATATTGCCGAACGTGTAGCAGAACGCATCTGGCGCAAACATGACGTCAGCGACCATGCAAGGAGTGAATCGTGA
- a CDS encoding Hsp20/alpha crystallin family protein codes for MVIDFSPFYDFHRNIDKLLSDVWSTGGSRGQSSYPLVNVSEDDSAIYVQCEIPGVPREDIDITIVESSLSIKGERKPAQGKYYRQERPTGVFQRLIALNTSVDPERVKASLSDGVLSITLPKTALSKARKIAID; via the coding sequence ATGGTTATCGACTTCAGTCCGTTTTATGATTTCCACAGGAATATCGACAAGCTGCTGAGCGACGTCTGGAGCACCGGCGGTTCCCGCGGACAGTCGTCCTACCCCCTGGTCAATGTCAGCGAGGATGACTCTGCAATCTATGTCCAATGCGAAATACCCGGTGTTCCGCGCGAGGACATCGACATCACCATCGTTGAATCGAGCCTTTCCATCAAAGGCGAACGCAAGCCGGCCCAAGGCAAGTATTATCGCCAGGAACGTCCCACCGGTGTGTTCCAGAGACTCATCGCACTCAACACGTCCGTGGACCCTGAACGCGTCAAGGCCTCGCTTTCGGACGGCGTGCTTTCCATCACCCTGCCCAAAACCGCCTTGTCCAAGGCGCGCAAGATCGCCATAGACTGA
- a CDS encoding Hsp20/alpha crystallin family protein codes for MAAHLMKRDKETRDLPRYRPATDIIEMADGFHIFMDVPGVVRDTLSIDLNENELVVTARTSYKADPSEHARPKYLHMEFGGGEYRRVFTISDDVDRQRITAHLENGVLELVLPRAEDKTPKRIDISTG; via the coding sequence ATGGCCGCTCACCTGATGAAAAGGGACAAAGAGACCAGGGACCTGCCCCGCTACCGTCCGGCTACGGACATTATCGAAATGGCTGACGGGTTCCACATTTTCATGGATGTGCCCGGCGTGGTGCGGGATACGCTCTCCATCGACCTCAACGAAAACGAACTGGTCGTAACCGCCCGCACTTCATACAAAGCAGATCCCTCGGAGCACGCCAGGCCCAAGTATCTGCACATGGAGTTCGGCGGCGGCGAGTATCGCCGGGTGTTCACCATATCGGACGATGTGGACCGGCAGCGGATCACCGCACATCTTGAAAACGGCGTGCTCGAACTCGTGCTGCCCCGCGCCGAAGACAAGACCCCCAAACGCATCGATATCTCCACGGGGTAA
- a CDS encoding WcbI family polysaccharide biosynthesis putative acetyltransferase — translation MARELCILHANCQGDPLAWLLERHPGFAQRFELRRYVNYLREPVPSSELASAAVLIHQQLGPKWNELASANMRAQLPESATAICLPNLMCRTCWPFWESRPGMDFSDSFLNALQDRGLSKAEILHIACRTDLSRYHDVQALAESSLVIEREKEKDWDIKLTDHIEANYTRRRLFTTINHPCPELNATIARGVLDLLELESPSPELEAAMPAIEPELELPFHPQVASILGLDWVEPGNSFRIYEHRLTYEEYVSHYLDCRSLGESALIAFIRLRHGAMTERGGDAAS, via the coding sequence ATGGCTCGCGAGCTTTGCATCCTCCATGCGAACTGCCAGGGCGACCCGCTCGCCTGGCTCCTGGAACGTCATCCCGGCTTCGCCCAGCGCTTCGAACTGCGCCGGTACGTGAACTATCTGCGCGAGCCCGTGCCCTCTTCCGAGCTCGCCAGCGCAGCCGTGCTCATCCACCAGCAACTCGGCCCCAAGTGGAACGAGCTCGCCAGCGCAAACATGCGGGCGCAACTGCCCGAAAGCGCCACGGCCATCTGCCTGCCCAACCTGATGTGCCGAACCTGCTGGCCGTTCTGGGAATCCCGGCCGGGCATGGACTTCAGCGATTCGTTCCTCAATGCGCTCCAGGACCGTGGCCTCTCCAAGGCCGAGATACTCCACATCGCCTGCCGCACGGACCTTTCAAGATACCACGACGTGCAGGCGCTGGCCGAAAGTTCACTGGTCATCGAGCGAGAGAAGGAAAAGGACTGGGATATCAAACTCACCGACCACATCGAAGCGAATTACACCCGGCGCCGGCTCTTCACCACCATCAACCACCCGTGTCCCGAACTGAATGCGACTATTGCCCGGGGCGTGCTGGATTTGTTGGAACTCGAATCGCCCTCCCCGGAGCTGGAGGCGGCCATGCCGGCCATCGAACCGGAGCTTGAGCTGCCCTTTCACCCCCAGGTCGCTTCCATTCTGGGCCTGGATTGGGTGGAGCCCGGCAACAGCTTCCGCATTTATGAACACCGCCTCACCTACGAGGAGTATGTCTCCCACTATCTGGACTGCCGCAGCCTGGGAGAGTCCGCGCTCATCGCCTTCATTCGCCTCCGCCACGGGGCGATGACGGAGCGTGGCGGAGACGCCGCCAGCTGA